The proteins below come from a single Saimiri boliviensis isolate mSaiBol1 chromosome 16, mSaiBol1.pri, whole genome shotgun sequence genomic window:
- the LOC141581611 gene encoding uncharacterized protein LOC141581611, which yields MSGPSSGEGGAGGRRRRRRRRRRSLSL from the coding sequence ATGAGCGGCCCCAGTAGCGGCGAGGGCGGCgcgggggggaggaggaggagaaggaggaggagaaggaggtcgCTGTCTTTGTAG